The Sphingomonas sp. So64.6b genome includes a region encoding these proteins:
- a CDS encoding acetyl/propionyl/methylcrotonyl-CoA carboxylase subunit alpha, with translation MIKSLLIANRGEIACRIIRTAREMGVRTVAVYSDADAKALHVRQADEAVHIGPSPARESYLVAEKIIAAAKATGAEAIHPGYGFLSENADFAQSVIDAGIIWVGPNPDSIRAMGLKDAAKQRMIAAGVPVTPGYLGEDQSPERLADEAAKVGYPVLIKAVAGGGGKGMRRVDDPADFADALLSCQREATSSFGNPQVLIEKYILSPRHIEVQVFGDTHGNVVHLFERDCSLQRRHQKVIEEAPAPGMDEVTREAICAAAVKAAKAVDYVGAGTIEFIADASEGLRADRIWFMEMNTRLQVEHPVTEMITQQDLVEWQLRVASGEPLPRQQDDLWIRGWAMEARLYAEDPSKGFLPSTGRLESFYIPHGARVETGVALGSNISPFYDPMIAKIVTHANSRSEACAALSDYCAGTRIRGVRTNAEFLSRAASHPDFVAAEIDTGFIERNLEALTSVEPATDANCSAAALLLLADEDLTRQPILNGAGEREWVVGPSTVWNSLFGFRANALPARKLRLTVDGEPRILDIAAVGPVETDAYDYDGKGVWVDGKTRSHFIERERRLDGVAVGGAGDGAILSPMPGRIIAVEVVAGDVVTKGQKLVTLEAMKMEHSLVAPFDGTVAELNAETGGQVSEGAVLARIEKAE, from the coding sequence ATGATCAAATCGCTGCTCATCGCCAATCGCGGCGAGATTGCGTGCCGGATCATCCGCACCGCGCGCGAGATGGGCGTGCGCACGGTGGCGGTCTATTCCGATGCCGATGCCAAGGCGCTGCATGTCAGGCAGGCGGATGAGGCGGTGCATATCGGCCCAAGCCCGGCGCGCGAAAGCTATCTGGTGGCTGAGAAGATCATCGCCGCCGCCAAGGCAACCGGCGCCGAGGCGATCCATCCCGGTTATGGCTTCCTGTCTGAGAATGCCGACTTCGCGCAAAGCGTGATCGACGCCGGCATCATCTGGGTGGGGCCGAACCCCGACAGCATTCGCGCGATGGGCCTGAAGGACGCCGCCAAGCAACGCATGATCGCGGCCGGCGTGCCGGTCACGCCGGGCTATCTCGGCGAGGACCAGTCGCCCGAACGCCTTGCCGACGAAGCGGCCAAGGTCGGCTATCCGGTGCTGATCAAGGCGGTCGCCGGCGGCGGCGGCAAGGGCATGCGCCGCGTCGACGATCCTGCCGACTTCGCCGATGCACTGCTGTCGTGCCAGCGCGAGGCGACGTCGAGCTTCGGCAATCCCCAGGTGCTGATCGAGAAGTACATTCTCTCCCCACGCCATATCGAAGTGCAGGTGTTCGGCGACACGCACGGCAACGTCGTCCACCTGTTTGAGCGCGACTGTTCGCTGCAGCGCCGCCACCAGAAAGTGATCGAGGAAGCCCCTGCCCCCGGCATGGATGAGGTCACGCGCGAGGCGATCTGCGCTGCCGCGGTCAAGGCGGCCAAGGCAGTCGACTATGTCGGCGCGGGCACGATCGAGTTCATCGCCGACGCAAGCGAGGGCCTGCGCGCCGACCGCATCTGGTTCATGGAGATGAACACGCGGCTACAGGTCGAACATCCGGTGACCGAGATGATCACCCAGCAGGATCTGGTCGAGTGGCAATTGCGCGTGGCCTCCGGCGAGCCACTGCCGAGGCAGCAGGATGACCTGTGGATCCGCGGCTGGGCGATGGAAGCCCGGTTGTACGCGGAGGACCCAAGCAAGGGGTTCTTGCCATCAACCGGTCGGCTCGAATCATTCTATATTCCGCATGGCGCACGCGTCGAAACCGGCGTTGCTTTGGGATCGAATATTTCACCATTTTACGATCCGATGATCGCCAAGATCGTTACGCATGCCAACTCCCGAAGCGAAGCATGCGCCGCATTATCCGACTATTGCGCAGGGACGCGAATACGCGGCGTAAGAACAAACGCGGAGTTCCTGTCGAGAGCGGCCAGCCACCCCGATTTTGTGGCCGCCGAAATCGATACGGGGTTCATCGAACGCAATCTCGAAGCACTGACGAGCGTCGAGCCCGCGACTGACGCCAATTGTTCGGCCGCCGCGCTCTTGCTGCTGGCGGACGAAGATCTGACGCGGCAGCCAATCCTGAATGGCGCTGGCGAGCGGGAATGGGTGGTTGGACCGTCCACTGTATGGAATTCCTTGTTCGGTTTCCGTGCCAATGCTTTGCCGGCGCGCAAACTGAGACTGACCGTTGATGGCGAACCACGTATTCTCGATATCGCCGCCGTTGGGCCGGTGGAAACCGATGCCTATGACTATGATGGCAAAGGCGTTTGGGTCGATGGCAAAACTCGATCGCACTTTATCGAACGCGAACGTCGTCTCGATGGGGTTGCAGTGGGCGGTGCCGGCGACGGCGCGATCCTGTCGCCGATGCCGGGGCGGATCATTGCGGTCGAGGTCGTGGCGGGCGATGTCGTGACCAAGGGGCAGAAGCTGGTCACGCTCGAGGCGATGAAGATGGAGCACAGCCTGGTCGCGCCGTTTGACGGGACGGTGGCCGAACTGAATGCCGAGACTGGCGGGCAGGTCAGCGAGGGTGCGGTGCTGGCGCGGATCGAGAAGGCGGAGTGA
- a CDS encoding GNAT family N-acetyltransferase, whose protein sequence is MIIILRPATLADLPAIVALLADDDLGIGRENPSLPLDPHYIAAFETITADPNQESIVAELEGQIVGTMQLSYIPGIAFRGAWRGLIEAVRVSSDLRGRGIGAQMIAWANTRFAARGCRMAQLTSHRSRTDAHRFYERLGWDKSHYGFKYKLAD, encoded by the coding sequence ATGATCATCATTCTCCGCCCCGCCACCCTCGCCGACCTCCCCGCGATCGTCGCTTTGCTCGCTGATGATGATCTCGGCATCGGTCGCGAGAACCCGAGCTTGCCGCTCGACCCGCACTATATCGCAGCGTTCGAGACGATCACTGCCGATCCGAACCAGGAAAGTATCGTCGCCGAGCTGGAAGGCCAGATCGTCGGCACGATGCAGCTGAGCTACATTCCGGGCATCGCCTTTCGCGGCGCATGGCGCGGACTGATCGAAGCCGTGCGGGTATCGAGCGACCTACGCGGCCGGGGGATCGGCGCGCAAATGATCGCATGGGCCAATACGCGCTTCGCCGCGCGCGGATGCCGCATGGCGCAGCTCACCTCGCACCGCAGCCGGACCGATGCGCACCGCTTCTATGAGCGGCTCGGCTGGGATAAGAGCCATTACGGGTTCAAGTACAAGCTCGCCGACTGA
- a CDS encoding SDR family oxidoreductase has translation MAFDFSGKTVMVFGGTSGINLGIAKSFARAGAKLAVASRSQDKVDAAVEALTHDTPALGYALDVRDFDAVQAAIVDFRDKRGTIDVLISGAAGNFPIPAAMLSPNGFKTVTDIDTLGTFHVMRAAYEHLTKPGASIINVSAPQAWIPMAMQIHVCAAKAGVDMITKTLAIEWGREGVRVNSVSPGPIDGTEGMERLAPTPEAKAASARAVPLGRLGTVDDVADVCLFLASDYARYVSGVVIPADGGWTAGRGFGGLG, from the coding sequence ATGGCATTCGATTTCAGCGGCAAGACCGTAATGGTCTTCGGCGGCACCAGCGGCATCAACCTGGGCATCGCCAAATCCTTTGCCCGCGCCGGCGCGAAGCTGGCGGTGGCGAGCCGCAGCCAGGACAAGGTCGATGCCGCCGTCGAAGCCCTAACGCACGACACGCCGGCGCTGGGATATGCGCTCGACGTGCGCGATTTCGATGCGGTGCAGGCGGCGATCGTCGACTTTCGCGACAAGCGCGGCACGATCGATGTGCTGATCTCCGGCGCCGCCGGCAATTTCCCGATCCCCGCCGCGATGCTCAGCCCCAACGGATTCAAGACCGTCACTGACATCGATACGCTGGGCACCTTCCATGTCATGCGCGCGGCGTACGAGCATCTGACCAAACCCGGCGCGAGCATCATCAACGTCTCGGCGCCGCAGGCGTGGATTCCGATGGCGATGCAAATCCATGTCTGCGCGGCAAAGGCGGGCGTCGACATGATCACCAAAACGCTGGCGATCGAATGGGGCCGCGAGGGCGTGCGGGTGAACTCGGTCTCACCTGGCCCGATCGATGGTACCGAAGGAATGGAGCGGCTTGCGCCAACCCCCGAGGCCAAAGCCGCATCGGCGCGGGCGGTCCCGCTCGGGCGGCTCGGCACGGTCGACGACGTGGCGGATGTGTGCCTGTTCCTGGCGTCGGATTATGCCCGTTATGTGAGCGGCGTGGTTATCCCGGCCGATGGCGGGTGGACCGCCGGGCGCGGGTTTGGGGGATTGGGTTAA
- a CDS encoding iron-sulfur cluster assembly accessory protein codes for MSDVKTRNRPAALLLTPSAEARIAELMAKAPEDAIGVKLSTPRRGCSGLAYSVDYVTEAKPFDERIDTPGGTLFVDGGSILYLIGSTMNWAEDDFAAGFVFQNPNAKGECGCGESFTV; via the coding sequence ATGTCAGATGTGAAAACCCGTAACCGCCCGGCGGCACTTTTATTGACGCCTTCGGCGGAGGCGCGGATCGCCGAATTGATGGCCAAGGCGCCCGAGGATGCGATCGGCGTCAAACTGTCGACGCCGCGCCGCGGCTGTTCCGGCCTGGCCTATTCGGTCGATTATGTGACTGAGGCCAAGCCGTTCGACGAACGCATCGACACGCCCGGCGGTACGCTGTTCGTCGATGGCGGGTCGATCCTGTATCTGATCGGATCGACGATGAACTGGGCCGAGGATGATTTCGCCGCCGGCTTCGTCTTTCAGAACCCGAACGCCAAGGGCGAATGCGGGTGCGGGGAGAGCTTCACGGTATAG
- a CDS encoding SUF system Fe-S cluster assembly protein: MNEERKIAVEEVETVETPPRARVEAPAETLERKRDYLEGFLAQKPQGLTAGEPGGALYEAVVDALKEIFDPEIPVNIYDLGLIYGVDVTDDGHAVVTMTLTTPHCPVAESMPMEVELRVGAVPGVGSAEVNLVWDPPWDPQKMSDDAKLELGML, from the coding sequence ATGAACGAAGAACGCAAGATTGCGGTCGAAGAAGTGGAAACTGTCGAAACACCGCCGCGTGCGCGTGTCGAGGCGCCCGCCGAGACGCTCGAGCGCAAGCGCGACTATCTTGAGGGTTTCCTTGCGCAAAAACCGCAGGGTCTTACCGCGGGCGAGCCGGGCGGGGCGCTGTACGAGGCGGTGGTCGATGCACTGAAGGAAATCTTCGATCCGGAAATCCCGGTCAATATCTACGATCTCGGCCTGATCTACGGCGTTGATGTCACCGATGACGGCCATGCCGTCGTGACGATGACGCTGACCACGCCGCATTGCCCGGTCGCGGAATCGATGCCGATGGAGGTTGAATTGCGCGTCGGCGCGGTGCCTGGCGTCGGTAGTGCCGAAGTTAATCTCGTCTGGGATCCGCCTTGGGATCCGCAGAAGATGAGCGACGATGCGAAGCTCGAACTGGGCATGCTGTGA
- a CDS encoding cysteine desulfurase yields the protein MTILTDTRPLDRLADFPAIPAGWAYLDTAATAQKPQVVIDAITRGYDTTYATVHRGVYQRSADMTLAYEAARKRVAGFIGATSSDQIVFVRGATEGINLVAQCWAGTQLKAGDRILLSTLEHHSNIVPWQFVAERVGASIDVVPLTADHRIDLDAMAAMITPDHKLVALAHVSNVLGSVLDAKRAAEIAHSVGAKILLDGCQAVPRMAVDVAALDCDFYVFSGHKLYGPTGIGILWGKAELLDTMPPYQGGGAMIDKVTFARTTYAPPPARFEAGTPHIVGALGLHAAIDYVESIGLDAIHAHETALVAKTREALSRINSVTLYGPEDSAGIVSFSIEGVHPHDIGTILDEAKVAIRAGHHCAQPLMEALGVPATARASFGVYNSAADVDALVKGIERVTRIFG from the coding sequence ATGACCATTCTCACCGATACCCGCCCACTCGACCGTCTCGCCGATTTCCCCGCGATTCCCGCCGGCTGGGCCTATCTCGATACCGCCGCGACCGCGCAGAAGCCGCAGGTCGTGATCGACGCGATCACGCGCGGCTACGATACGACCTACGCAACCGTGCACCGCGGCGTGTATCAGCGCTCGGCCGATATGACGCTCGCCTATGAAGCGGCGCGCAAGCGTGTCGCCGGCTTTATCGGCGCGACCTCGTCGGACCAGATTGTGTTCGTGCGCGGCGCCACCGAGGGGATCAATCTCGTCGCGCAATGCTGGGCCGGGACTCAGCTCAAAGCCGGCGACCGCATCCTGCTCTCCACGCTTGAGCATCACTCCAACATCGTGCCGTGGCAGTTCGTCGCGGAGCGCGTCGGTGCATCGATCGATGTCGTGCCGCTGACTGCCGATCATCGCATCGATCTCGATGCGATGGCGGCGATGATCACGCCCGATCACAAGCTGGTCGCGCTCGCTCATGTTTCGAACGTGCTCGGCTCGGTCCTCGATGCGAAGCGTGCTGCGGAGATCGCGCATTCGGTCGGCGCGAAGATCCTGCTCGACGGCTGTCAGGCGGTGCCGCGCATGGCGGTCGATGTTGCGGCTCTCGATTGCGACTTCTATGTCTTCTCCGGCCATAAGCTCTACGGCCCGACCGGCATCGGCATCCTGTGGGGTAAAGCGGAGCTGCTCGACACAATGCCGCCCTATCAGGGCGGTGGCGCGATGATCGACAAGGTCACCTTTGCCCGCACCACTTATGCCCCGCCGCCGGCGCGGTTCGAAGCGGGGACGCCGCACATCGTCGGCGCGCTCGGGCTCCATGCGGCGATCGACTATGTCGAGAGCATCGGGCTCGACGCGATCCATGCGCATGAAACGGCCCTGGTCGCGAAAACCCGCGAGGCGCTGTCGCGGATCAATTCGGTCACGCTCTATGGCCCGGAGGACTCGGCGGGGATCGTCAGTTTTTCGATCGAGGGGGTGCATCCGCACGACATCGGCACCATCTTGGACGAAGCGAAGGTCGCGATCCGCGCCGGGCATCACTGCGCTCAACCGTTGATGGAGGCGCTGGGCGTGCCGGCAACCGCGCGGGCGAGCTTCGGGGTTTATAATAGTGCCGCGGACGTGGACGCGCTGGTCAAAGGTATCGAACGAGTGACGAGGATCTTCGGATGA
- a CDS encoding SufD family Fe-S cluster assembly protein: MTLALPTRRDEVWRYSDLEAVASVWPVPAPELVEVAAGESVSRVIVQDAGLDAVAIRDFRVVLHKGATATFHVLNIGGKLGRIAMDVTCHEGSHFELGGAMLGGGQQTLEIVTTLNHIEPNATSNQLVRSVLGGRATGSYLGKVAVARDAQKTDASQSVKAMLLTRTATANAKPELEIFADDVKCAHGATVGELDAMALFYLASRGIAPAEAKVLLLQAFVASAFAGIEDAGEREAIEAAAQIALERML; encoded by the coding sequence GTGACACTTGCTCTGCCCACTCGGCGCGACGAAGTCTGGCGCTATTCGGATCTGGAAGCGGTCGCCTCGGTCTGGCCGGTGCCGGCGCCCGAGCTGGTCGAGGTCGCGGCGGGCGAGTCCGTGTCGCGCGTGATCGTGCAGGACGCAGGCCTCGACGCGGTCGCGATCCGCGATTTTCGCGTCGTGCTGCACAAGGGCGCGACCGCGACCTTTCATGTGCTCAATATCGGCGGCAAGCTCGGCCGCATCGCGATGGACGTGACCTGTCATGAAGGGTCGCATTTCGAACTCGGTGGCGCGATGCTTGGCGGCGGCCAGCAGACGCTCGAGATCGTCACCACGCTCAATCATATCGAGCCCAATGCGACCTCCAACCAGCTGGTCCGCTCGGTGCTCGGCGGCAGGGCGACCGGCAGCTATCTCGGCAAGGTCGCGGTCGCACGCGACGCGCAGAAGACCGACGCCAGCCAGTCGGTCAAGGCGATGCTGCTGACCCGCACCGCGACCGCCAATGCCAAGCCCGAACTTGAGATCTTCGCCGACGACGTGAAGTGCGCGCATGGTGCGACGGTCGGCGAGCTCGATGCGATGGCGCTCTTCTATCTGGCGAGCCGCGGGATTGCGCCGGCCGAGGCGAAGGTGCTGTTGCTGCAGGCGTTCGTGGCCAGCGCCTTTGCCGGCATTGAGGATGCTGGTGAACGTGAGGCGATCGAAGCGGCGGCGCAGATCGCGCTGGAGCGGATGTTGTGA
- the sufC gene encoding Fe-S cluster assembly ATPase SufC: MLKITNLHAEIDGKEILKGLSLDVNAGEVHAIMGPNGAGKSTLGYVLGGRPGYEVTAGSVTFAGQDLLEMAPHERAAAGLFLGFQYPIEIPGVSNVQFLREALNAQRKARSEAPLSGGEFLKLARTQADLLSMDQEMLKRPVNVGFSGGEKKRNEMVQMGIIGPKLAILDETDSGLDIDALRVVGDGINRIMRSADKAVVLITHYQRLLDYVKPDFVHVLSGGRITRSGGAELAHELEAEGYGAVAA, translated from the coding sequence ATGCTGAAAATCACTAACCTCCACGCCGAAATCGACGGCAAGGAAATTCTCAAGGGCCTTTCGCTCGACGTGAATGCGGGCGAGGTGCACGCAATCATGGGCCCGAACGGCGCGGGCAAGTCCACGCTTGGTTATGTGTTGGGCGGTCGGCCCGGTTATGAAGTGACCGCTGGATCGGTGACCTTCGCTGGCCAAGACCTGCTGGAAATGGCACCGCACGAGCGCGCCGCAGCCGGCCTGTTCCTAGGCTTCCAATATCCGATCGAAATTCCCGGCGTGTCGAACGTGCAGTTCCTTCGCGAAGCGCTAAATGCGCAACGGAAGGCGCGTAGCGAAGCGCCGCTGTCGGGTGGCGAGTTCCTCAAGCTGGCGCGGACGCAGGCCGATCTGTTGTCGATGGATCAGGAAATGCTCAAGCGCCCGGTCAATGTCGGCTTTTCGGGCGGCGAGAAGAAGCGCAACGAGATGGTCCAGATGGGCATCATTGGCCCGAAGCTGGCGATCCTCGACGAAACCGATTCCGGGCTCGACATCGATGCGTTGCGCGTCGTCGGCGACGGCATCAACCGCATCATGCGCAGCGCAGACAAGGCGGTGGTCCTGATCACGCATTACCAGCGGCTGCTCGATTATGTGAAGCCGGACTTCGTGCATGTGTTGAGCGGCGGGCGGATCACCCGCTCGGGCGGGGCAGAACTGGCGCATGAACTCGAAGCCGAAGGCTATGGAGCGGTGGCGGCGTGA